A part of Chanodichthys erythropterus isolate Z2021 chromosome 4, ASM2448905v1, whole genome shotgun sequence genomic DNA contains:
- the plcb4b gene encoding 1-phosphatidylinositol 4,5-bisphosphate phosphodiesterase beta-4 isoform X3: MTKSYEFNWQKRVPEFLQEGAAFDRFDEDPFVFEPSCHFKVDEFGFFLTWKSDGKEGQLLECSLINSIRPGVVPKDSKILACLEAAGKNEADLDGRIICVCSGPDLVNLSFMYMVTDNTDTAKKWMEGLKSVIHNFKANNVCPMTCLKKHWMRLSFLTNINGKIPVRGITRTFGSGKTEKGIFQALKELGLPSGKNDEIEHSAFTFDIFYALTQKICPRTDIEELFKKINGDKSDYLTVEQLVSFLNENQRDPRLNEILFPFYEAKRVTQIIEKYERDADLKKKGRMSSDGFCRYLMSDENAPMFLDRLDLCQEMDQPLAHYFISSSHNTYLTGRQFGGKSSVEMYRQVLLSGCRCVELDCWDGKGEDQEPIITHGKAMCTDILFKDVIQAIKETAFVTSDYPVILSFENHCSKPQQYKMARYCEEIFGDLLLKHPLEGFPIEAGQQLPSPNDLKRKILIKNKRLKPEVEQKQLESFKKHMEAGEMSIQAGEDENDEDLDSALDSKDLNSDVKTGITQSLSEDPGDPDARDGSIRKKIPDDDATEMSEATEVTDATDVSEVSDLDIKKKGVETAEDADAEQQLIASYKYEGATTNIHPYLSAMVNYAQPVKFQGFEVAEERNIHHNMSSFNESVGLGYLKTNAIEFVNYNKRQMSRIYPKGGRVDSSNYMPQIFWNAGCQMVSLNFQTPDLGMQLNQGKFEYNGACGYLLKPDFMRRADRMFDPFSETPVDGVIAATCSVQVFSGQFLSDKKIGTYVEVDMYGLPTDTIRKEFRTRMVMNNGLNPYYNEEPFVFRKVILPDLAVLRIAVYDDNNKLIGQRILPLDGLQAGYRHISLRNEGNKPLSLPTVFCNIVLKTYVPDGFGAIVDALSDPKKFLTIAEKRADQMRALGIDTSDIADVPNENCKSDKKGKVSQVKTNVTPQSSSEVNATQNNITESKRDNAVVNQVNIEDLKQMKTFIKLMKKQQKELNTLKKRHAKEHNAMQKSHCTQVDKLVAQHDKEKFTLEKLLEKAIKKRGENNCSELKKETAIKVETLTTDHKEKVKDIVAQHTKEWSEMINGHSTEEQEMKDAHVTQQCELLRKLLASVQEQQTLQLKLIHERQSKEMKANQAKTSMENSKAISQDKSIKNKAERERRVRELNSSNTKKFLEERKRLAMKQAKELEQLQKNQREQLEKLEKFNEQLLKSHHANSQTPDLDE; encoded by the exons ATGACCAAATCATACGAGTTCAACTGGCAGAAACGCGTTCCTGAATTCCTGCAGGAAGGAGCCGCGTTTGACCGATTCGATGAG GATCCCTTCGTCTTCGAGCCCAGCTGCCATTTCAAAGTCGACGAGTTCGGCTTCTTCCTCACGTGGAAAAGTGACGGAAAG GAAGGTCAGCTGCTGGAATGTTCTCTGATCAACAGCATCCGTCCTGGAGTCGTGCCGAAG GACTCAAAGATCCTTGCGTGCCTGGAAGCCGCCGGGAAGAACGAGGCGGATCTGGACGGTCGCATCATCTGCGTGTGCAGCGGCCCGGACCTGGTCAACCTCAGCTTCATGTACATGGTGACCGACAACACGGACACCGCCAAG AAATGGATGGAAGGCCTGAAATCCGTGATTCACAACTTCAAGGCGAATAACGTGTGTCCGATGACGTGCCTGAAGAAACA ttGGATGAGACTCTCCTTCCTCACGAACATCAACGGTAAAATCCCCGTTCGAGG AATAACCCGGACGTTCGGCTCGGGGAAAACGGAGAAGGGAATCTTCCAGGCGCTGAAGGAACTCGGTCTGCCCAGCGGGAAG AATGATGAGATCGAGCATTCGGCCTTCACCTTTGACATCTTCTACGCTCTCACGCAGAAAATCTGCCCTCGCACGGACATCGAGGAGCTTTTCAAGAAGAT CAACGGAGACAAAAGTGATTATTTAACCGTAGAGCAGTTAGTCAGCTTTCTGAATGAA AACCAGCGGGACCCTCGACTCAACGAGATCCTCTTTCCGTTTTATGAAGCCAAACGAGTCACGCAGATCATTGAGAAATACGAGAGAGACGCTGACTTGAAAAAGAAAG GTCGCATGTCCTCAGACGGATTCTGCCGGTACCTGATGTCGGATGAGAACGCGCCGATGTTCCTGGACCGTCTGGATCTGTGTCAGGAGATGGATCAGCCGCTGGCTCATTACTTCATCAGCTCGTCACACAACACGTACCTGACCGGCCGGCAGTTCGGCGGGAAGTCTTCGGTGGAGATGTACCGGCAGGTGCTGCTGTCCGGCTGCAG gTGTGTGGAGCTGGACTGCTGGGATGGTAAAGGCGAGGATCAGGAGCCCATCATCACTCATGGGAAGGCCATGTGCACCGACATCCTGTTCAAG GATGTAATTCAAGCCATAAAGGAAACGGCGTTTGTAACGTCTGATTATCCTGTTATTCTGTCCTTCGAGAACCACTGCAG taAACCGCAGCAGTATAAGATGGCCCGGTATTGCGAGGAGATCTTCGGGGATCTGTTGCTCAAGCATCCGCTGGAGGGATTCCCG ATCGAAGCCGGTCAGCAGCTGCCGTCGCCCAACGACCTCAAACGCAAGATCCTCATCAAGAACAAGCGCTTAAAGCCGGAGGTGGAGCAGA AGCAGCTGGAGTCGTTCAAGAAGCACATGGAGGCTGGAGAGATGAGCATACAAGCTGGAGAAGATGAGAACGATGAAGATCTGGACAgcg CTCTGGACAGTAAAGATCTGAACTCAGACGTGAAGACCGGCATCACTCAGTCGCTGTCGGAGGATCCCGGCGATCCGGACGCGCGGGACGGCAGCATCAGGAAGAAG ATCCCGGATGATGATGCCACCGAGATGTCAGAAGCCACAGAGGTCACTGACGCCACCGACGTGTCTGAAGTGTCCGACCTCGACATAAAGAAGAAG GGTGTAGAAACGGCTGAAGACGCGGATGCCGAACAGCAGCTCATCGCCTCCTACAAGTATGAAGGAGCGACGACCAACATCCACCCGTATCTGTCGGCCATGGTCAACTACGCCCAACCCGTCAAGTTCCAGGGCTTCGAGGTCGCCGAGG AGAGGAACATCCATCACAACATGTCGTCCTTCAACGAGTCTGTGGGTCTGGGTTACCTGAAGACTAACGCCATCGAGTTCGTGAA CTACAACAAGCGGCAGATGAGCCGCATCTACCCCAAAGGAGGCCGCGTGGACTCCAGCAATTACATGCCTCAGATCTTCTGGAACGCCGGCTGCCAGATGGTGTCTCTGAACTTCCAGACTCCAG ATCTGGGGATGCAGCTGAACCAGGGCAAGTTCGAGTATAACGGCGCATGCGG GTACCTGCTGAAACCAGACTTCATGCGCCGCGCCGACCGCATGTTCGACCCGTTCTCTGAGACGCCAGTAGATGGTGTGATAGCAGCGACCTGCAGCGTAcag GTGTTCTCGGGTCAGTTCTTATCGGATAAGAAGATCGGCACATATGTGGAGGTGGACATGTACGGCCTTCCCACCGACACCATCCGGAAAGAGTTCCGCACGCGCATGGTGATGAACAACGGCCTGAATCCGTACTACAACGAGGAGCCGTTTGTCTTCAGAAAG GTGATCCTGCCGGATCTGGCCGTGCTGCGGATCGCCGTATACGACGACAACAACAAGCTGATTGGTCAGCGGATCCTGCCTCTGGACGGGCTGCAGGCGGGTTACAGACACATCTCGCTGCGCAACGAGGGCAACAAACCGCTGTCGCTGCCCACCGTCTTCTGCAACATCGTCCTCAAGACATACGTGCCCGACGGCTTCGGCG CCATCGTTGACGCTCTTTCTGATCCAAAGAAGTTCCTCACCATCGCAGAGAAACGCGCCGACCAGATGCGAGCTCTCGGGATCGACACG AGCGACATCGCAGACGTGCCCAACGAAAACTGCAAGAGCGACAAGAAGGGTAAAGTGAGTCAGGTGAAGACCAACGTGACGCCGCAGAGCAGCTCGGAGGTGAACGCCACGCAGAACAACATCACCGAGAGCAAACGCG ATAATGCCGTTGTGAATCAGGTGAACATTGAGGATTTGAAGCAGATGAAG ACCTTCATTAAACTGATGAAGAAGCAGCAGAAGGAACTGAACACGCTAAAGAAACGACACGCCAAG GAACACAACGCCATGCAGAAATCTCACTGCACGCAGGTGGACAAACTGGTGGCTCAGCATGACAAGGAGAAGTTCACGCTGGAGAAGCTGCTGGAGAAGGCCATCAAGAAGAGAGG AGAGAACAACTGCTCCGAGCTGAAGAAGGAGACGGCGATAAAGGTCGAGACGCTCACGACAGACCATAAAGAAAAG GTGAAGGACATAGTGGCGCAGCACACTAAAGAGTGGTCAGAGATGATCAACGGCCACAGCACAGAGGAACAGGAAATGAAGGACGCCCATGTGACGCAGCAGTGTGAGCTCTTGAGGAAGCTGCTGGCCAGCGTTCAGGAGCAGCAAACGCTGCAGCTCAAGCTCATCCATGAGCG